In Prionailurus bengalensis isolate Pbe53 chromosome D4, Fcat_Pben_1.1_paternal_pri, whole genome shotgun sequence, the DNA window GAGGGCCAGGAATGCTGAGACGAGAAGGGGACAAAGAATGTCAGGCAGGGAAGGGCACCTTCAGACGGGGGGTGGTCATGGAGGGCTTCTCTGATGAGGTGACATCCCATCCAGACCTGAATAGCAAGAAGGAGTCAGTCACAGGGAGGCGTGAGAGGAGAACATTCTAGACGGAGGGAAAACATGTATGAGCCCTGCAGGTGAGAGCCAGTGTAGAGATGTGAGGAGGCCCAGAGGACGGGCAGGTTGAGAGAAGGGAGATGACGAGATCACGGAGGCGGGCCTCGTAGGAGGCTTAtaggccaggggaggggagggacgaGAGCCTGGACTTTATTCTCCGCGTGAAGGGAAGCCTCCGTCAGGTTGCAGGCGGTTGGCGCTCAGACTGCAAAGGGGCAAGAGTGGCGGCAGCAAGGGGCTGCTACAAGCGCAGCGGAGGCTGGGGCGCCACGGTGGCTTGGGTCCAGGTGGCACCTGTGGGCACAGGAGAGTCAAGAGGCCACCGTATGCCGCAGGTGATGGAATGAAAGGAGGCGGGTACAAAGCCCAGGTTTCTGGCTGGGAAACTGGAGGCTGGCGGCCAGATTTCCAGagctgtggtgggggtgggaggagccagcgcgtggaggaggaggctgggaggagtCTGAGTGTGAGATGAAAGGAGATCCTCAACCCAGAGGGCTTAAGGCAGTGCCTGGTGCAGGAAGAGGGCCGTTTCTAGTTTCTACCGTCACTGTTACTTCTGTCATCTGGCAGGGACTTCCGAGGCCAATTCAGATCTCAGGGAGTATCCCTTCCCGAGGCCAGAGCTCCCGACACCGCTCCCCGCGGCAGTGCTCCCCTAGCCTGTGCTCGTAAGGCCGGCCACCGTAGGGGCTTTTTGATCTATGTGCTAACTCGACGAACGACAGTCTCTCTGATTCTGTCCCCCATCAGAGGCAGGAGCACGTCTGCCTCCCTCACTGCTGAACCCCAGCGCCCGGTGGAGCAGACCCGTGATGGACAAGAAGCGGCTTGAGAAGGCAGGTCCCCAGCCAGcagggagacccccccccccccccccgccccgcgcagGCCGGCCCCAGGCTCACCGGTTCTTGCCCGTCTCGTCCTGGAAGACCTGGTCGCAGTAGGCCATCATGCGCTCCGTGAAGGTGTAGACCTGCAGGCCCGGGTACATCTTCGTGAGCTGTAGCAGTGTGCGGTAGGTACGGCCGCCCAGCGCCCGGTCCATGTGCCTGCCCTGGCCCCACACCACGTAGAGCGTGTCACGGGCGTGCTGGAAGTAGTGGGAGTAGTTGCGCAGCAGCAGAGGCACGCTCGTGTGCGAGACCACGCGCAGGGTGCTGCGCCGGCCCACGTCCGCCTCAAAGCCCACGGTGGGTGCCTGGTTCATGCGCAGCACGCACTCGGCACTGTCGATCTCCGCGCCCAGGCCCGAGCCCAGCATCTGGCCGGAGCTGGACACCACGGCGCAGCTACGGCATGGTTCTCGGACCAGCggctgcagggagaggcagagaggaagagaaaggcatgAGCACACAGCTGCCACATCCCCGTCCCTCCACCCGGTAACAGCCACCGCCTTCACATGGCCCCTGTATCAGCTGCAAGTACGGCGTCAACCCATTTTGCAGGTAAGGAAATCGAGGCTGGGCCGGGGGAGTGACTTTCCTACGGTCACATGGATAGCAAGTGGCAGGGCTGAGACTCTGCGTTCAGAGCCCCATGCTTCCTCATCGGCCACCTTCATGTCCCTTTTCCCTATTGCTGAGGCCCTGATATGCCCTCCAtcgtgggttttgttttttttaatttttttaacgtttatttatttttgagacagaaggagcatgaacgggggaggggcagagagagagggagacacagaatcggaaacaggctccaggctccgagccatcagcccagagcccgacgcggggctcgaactcacggaccgcgagatcgtgacctgagctgaagtcggacgcccaaccgactgagccacccaggcgccccatcgtgGGTTCTTTATTACGGTTACGTGAGcaaacatttataaagcacttgaAGCGGTACTTAGCACACACTGGTACCAGGGGTCATATACGTGCTTGTTAAGTAAACATGAACCTCGGCTCTTCACAATGACTCTCAGGCCACTCCCTCCTCTGCCTGAGCCCCACTCATGTTGTGCCCGGTTTGTAAGTAAAAGAAGGGTCTTTAGTCTTTAGGGTTTCACAACATTGAGAACGTCTGGCTCGGAGcctgaatcctggttctgcc includes these proteins:
- the ST6GALNAC4 gene encoding alpha-N-acetyl-neuraminyl-2,3-beta-galactosyl-1,3-N-acetyl-galactosaminide alpha-2,6-sialyltransferase isoform X1, which codes for MLGSGLGAEIDSAECVLRMNQAPTVGFEADVGRRSTLRVVSHTSVPLLLRNYSHYFQHARDTLYVVWGQGRHMDRALGGRTYRTLLQLTKMYPGLQVYTFTERMMAYCDQVFQDETGKNRRQSGSFLSTGWFTMILALELCEEIVVYGMVSDSYCREESHPSVPYHYFEKGRLDECQMYLAHERAPRSAHRFITEKAVFSRWAKKRPIVFAHPSWRTQ